One Bartonella sp. TP genomic window carries:
- a CDS encoding BamA/TamA family outer membrane protein, producing the protein MQAPRYYDVRFVLLKPQDCTFTSRDTLQARKALANAKSASLLYREQKNAAYGDSGLLLKAKGDYANIVSAMQNHAFYASQLSIKLNGSEVHNLAANTRFPEHNHIIITIMPGPIFKLHNINIASITQGKKTHYDETLFLPHNLGFRTGEPAKAPIIREAQTQILHHLAELGYSRPKILHNRITAQHQTNSIDIDILIDRGRKLYFSTLEIINTTPYPHLNSKLIAYFSGFTSGSLYTPKNREDIRHNLESLDLFSTVILRPGKNNSAGATPLSIIVTEKPLHSITAGLEFATKDGLGVNLTWLHRNLFGHGERLFLKAGGNAIDIDALRRKRQSPIIKHFGYDFTISFDKPGTWYYNAHTAASLRAWSEYTDYYNTKQLEAKAGIYKPLSEQWLGSAYVNLSDIRDRSDKIHSFGARHFHLIGLDTNFSLDKRDNNLSPSRGIFANIRLNPFYASGGGNLATRVELEGRSYLTLDNNANYILALRGKWGMLGGANLQQLPLSMQYFAGGSSSIRGYSYKSIGVICPADGKNRQCAVGGRSLGLTSAELRVKLWHKWGATGFVDSGYVGAKALDFKAKLKTGVGVGLRYNSGLGPLRLDIARPLHQTKNDPKLQLYIGIGEVF; encoded by the coding sequence ATTAAAGGCAAAGGGCGATTACGCTAATATCGTAAGCGCCATGCAGAATCACGCTTTCTATGCCAGCCAGCTTTCCATTAAGCTTAATGGTAGCGAGGTGCATAATCTAGCTGCAAATACCAGATTTCCGGAACATAACCACATCATTATCACTATAATGCCCGGCCCTATCTTTAAGTTGCATAACATAAATATCGCTAGCATTACCCAGGGGAAAAAAACCCACTATGATGAAACGTTATTTTTGCCGCATAATCTAGGTTTTCGCACTGGTGAGCCAGCAAAGGCGCCGATAATAAGAGAGGCACAGACGCAGATTTTGCATCATTTAGCAGAGCTTGGCTATTCTCGGCCCAAGATTCTGCACAACAGAATCACCGCGCAACATCAAACAAATAGCATTGATATTGATATATTAATCGATCGGGGCCGCAAGCTATATTTCTCGACGTTAGAGATTATTAACACCACGCCCTACCCGCATTTAAATAGCAAGCTTATCGCCTATTTTAGCGGCTTTACCAGCGGCAGCCTGTATACGCCAAAAAATAGGGAAGATATTCGGCATAATCTAGAGAGCTTAGACCTATTCAGCACTGTAATATTGCGACCCGGCAAGAATAATAGTGCTGGCGCCACACCGCTGAGTATAATAGTAACCGAAAAGCCGCTGCACAGCATTACCGCAGGGCTAGAATTTGCCACCAAAGACGGGCTGGGCGTTAATCTAACCTGGCTGCATCGCAATTTATTTGGCCATGGCGAGCGCCTATTTCTAAAAGCCGGGGGCAATGCCATTGATATCGATGCGCTGCGCCGCAAGCGGCAATCACCAATAATCAAGCATTTTGGCTATGATTTCACCATTAGCTTCGACAAACCCGGCACCTGGTATTATAATGCACACACAGCTGCCAGCCTGCGTGCCTGGAGCGAATATACAGACTATTATAATACAAAGCAGCTAGAAGCCAAGGCGGGCATTTACAAACCGCTAAGCGAACAATGGCTAGGCTCGGCCTATGTAAATCTAAGCGATATACGCGACCGTAGCGATAAAATTCATAGTTTTGGTGCCCGGCATTTTCATCTAATCGGATTGGATACCAATTTTAGCCTCGACAAACGTGATAATAATTTGTCACCAAGCCGCGGTATATTTGCCAATATTCGGCTCAATCCCTTTTACGCTAGCGGCGGTGGCAATTTGGCCACGCGTGTCGAGCTAGAGGGCCGCTCGTACCTAACCCTAGATAACAACGCCAATTATATCTTGGCGCTGCGTGGCAAATGGGGCATGTTGGGCGGCGCCAATCTACAGCAATTACCGCTAAGCATGCAATATTTTGCTGGTGGCTCCAGCTCAATTCGCGGCTATAGCTATAAATCTATTGGCGTAATTTGCCCGGCCGACGGCAAGAATCGGCAATGCGCAGTTGGCGGTAGAAGTTTGGGCCTAACCAGCGCTGAGTTACGCGTTAAGCTATGGCATAAATGGGGCGCTACTGGCTTTGTTGACAGCGGCTATGTCGGGGCAAAGGCTCTAGACTTTAAAGCTAAGCTCAAGACTGGCGTGGGCGTTGGACTGCGCTATAATTCTGGCTTGGGGCCCCTGCGCCTAGATATCGCCCGCCCGCTGCACCAGACAAAAAATGACCCAAAGCTGCAGCTTTATATCGGCATTGGTGAGGTATTCTAA